CTGATAGGCAAGGCAGGTTTCGACATTCGCCGCATCGGACCAAAAATCGTCTGGCGATTGGAAGTTTGCATCTGAGGTCGCAACCGAACAGGCGACTTCCGGAATTGCCGCCACCAGCCAGTCGACCGCGGCTGCCACTCGGCCCCGGCCCGCCGCGCTCTCCTGATGCTGTCCCATTCTCTCAACCATCAAACACGCCGGGTGTAAGCCATCCGCCTTCGAAGCCTGCCCTTTTCAGTCCGCGGCCGAATGCCGGGATGCTGCGCGTGAGTTCCCAAACAAGGCCGCTTCTCCAGTTCTCGATCATCATGACTGCCAGCCCCTGGTCAAGCCCGACGATCCTGTCATCGACCCAGCCCTCGCGCCCGCCTCCCGGCAGGCTCGGATTGAAGCCGCCCGGAAAGCGGCCGTTGCGAAGCAGGGCCGGATAGTGCGCCAGCAGATGGGAGAGACTGTCCAGGCAGTCGTCCGGCGCGAAAGGCAGGCCCGCAAGCGGCGCCCAGGGAACCAGGGTCCCGTCATTGGCATCGAATGGAGCGCCGCGCGCCGCATAGCCCAGAAGCCTCTGCCGCCGGCCATCACGCAGCTTCAGCCAGCCCTTCGGTGCATGGCAGGCGCTGAAGCCCCAGAGATCGCGGCAATAGCCGAAAAAGCGGTGAGGATTTTCTTCCGCATGAGCGCGCTGCAATGCGATCGCCCGGCGGGTATTCGCAAAGTAGTCACTTCTTGCCGAGCGCATCCCCATGTCGCCTATGTCACGGAAGTCGATCCAGGCATGGGGAAAGAGGTGAACGAACAGCGGGCCGGCATGAAGGTGCGCCGCCTCTTCGATCGTCA
This DNA window, taken from Sinorhizobium fredii NGR234, encodes the following:
- a CDS encoding glucoamylase family protein codes for the protein MLHFPSNSDIVLIERLQRAAFDYFLCYSDARTGLVADTSREGSPSSIAATGFGLSCYPVAVERGWIRRPDAAHRVLSTLRFLDGSRQASDRQATGHRGFYYHFLDMRTGERTWNSELSTIDTALLLAGVLTAAAYFCTREPGEAEIRSLAARLYERADWVWALNRGDTVAMGWRPPGRFLKHRWRGYSEALLLYVLALGSSTRPIAPEHYGAYSAAHEWLTIEEAAHLHAGPLFVHLFPHAWIDFRDIGDMGMRSARSDYFANTRRAIALQRAHAEENPHRFFGYCRDLWGFSACHAPKGWLKLRDGRRQRLLGYAARGAPFDANDGTLVPWAPLAGLPFAPDDCLDSLSHLLAHYPALLRNGRFPGGFNPSLPGGGREGWVDDRIVGLDQGLAVMMIENWRSGLVWELTRSIPAFGRGLKRAGFEGGWLTPGVFDG